The genomic window ATCAATATGATTATGCGTATCGATTCCGAATGTTCTGGCAACAATAGAGGCAATTCTCGGATCTGAATCTGTTGACGCCCATGACAAAAGCGGATTTAACATTAAAGCTGCTCCTGCTCCACCCATTGTAAAGAGAAAACTTCTGCGATTCCATTGTTGATTATTGCTCATCTGTAAATATTAAGTGACGAAAGTTTAATTTGAATATACAAATCAACACATTTTTTAGATTCAAAAAATAAATATTATACCGATCGAAACTAACAGCCGACCAAAAACATAAATCAGTCGATCAGTTTCTTACTTTATTCCTCCAAAAGCCCCGAAACACATATTCTTATGTAAAATTTCGACTTTTGAAAAACCTACTTTTTTCATTAAATCCAATTGATAGTTCATTGATCTAGGCGAATCTTCTTTCTCAATATAATTTAAAACTTTCTGACGATACGCTGCCCCTCCTATACCTTCCAAATATTCTCCATAACGCTGCCAGGTATATTCATTTAACAAATCGGTATCTTGCGTTATTAAATCAGAAATCATTAAACACCCGCCTGGTTTCAATAATTTAAATAATTTTGTAAAAGTAGTTTCCCAGTCCTGATCGTCTCTCAAATGATGCAAAACAGCACCAGCTAAAATAATGTCAAAACTGTTTTCTTCTAAATCTATTTCTCTAATATCTCCTTGTTTCACAACAACTTTTCCGTTTGTTTCTGCTGAGACTCTTTCAAAAGCTTTATCTAACATTGGCAAACTCAAATCGACCAAAGTGCAGCTTAAGTTTGGCACTTTAGACAACATCTTTAAAGTATAATTCCCAGCACCGCATCCCACATCCAAAACAGTTACAGCATTAGGAACAATTCGTTTTG from Flavobacterium fluviale includes these protein-coding regions:
- a CDS encoding class I SAM-dependent methyltransferase, coding for MKKSTIEEIKERFDNDVERFSNLETGQVATIDATISLELITEASKRIVPNAVTVLDVGCGAGNYTLKMLSKVPNLSCTLVDLSLPMLDKAFERVSAETNGKVVVKQGDIREIDLEENSFDIILAGAVLHHLRDDQDWETTFTKLFKLLKPGGCLMISDLITQDTDLLNEYTWQRYGEYLEGIGGAAYRQKVLNYIEKEDSPRSMNYQLDLMKKVGFSKVEILHKNMCFGAFGGIK